The genomic stretch GTCACAGAAAGAGTATGTTCCCAATGTAATACATTATAATGTGGTGCTTCGGAAACTGGGTAGGGCTCAGAAGTGGGATGAATTGAGGCTTTGTTGGATTGAAATGGCGAAAAGGGGTGTTCTGCCAACGAACAACACATATGCAATGCTCGTTGATGTGTATGGGAAAGCAGGCCTTGTGAAGGAAGCGCTTTTGTGGATTAAGCACATGAAACTGAGGGGAATGTTTCCGGATGATGTTACTATGAATACAGTTGTTCGGACATTGAAGGATGCAGGAGAGTTTGATAGGGCAGACAAGTTTTATAAGGATTGGTGCACTGGAAAGGTTGAGCTTGATGAGCTTGATTTGGATTCTATGGGTGACTCTGTGAATGGTTCTGACTCAGAGCCTATTAGTTTTAAGCACTTCTTGTCCACCGAACTTTTCAAGACAGGTGGGAGAATTCCCACGTCAAGGATTACGACCTCATTGGATACACAGAACATTGGTCGAAAACCACGACAGGCATCTACATATAATGCTTTGATTGATTTGTACGGGAAGGCAGGGCGTCTTGATGATGCTGCTAATGTGTTTGGAGAAATGATGAAGTCTGGGGTGCCAATGGATGTTATAACTTTCAACACTATGATCTTTACTTGTGGAAGTCATGGTCATTTGTTGGAAGCGGAAACTTTGCTTGGTAAGATGGAAGAAAGGGGAATTTCTCCTGACACAAGAACTTATAACATTTTTCTATCTCTGTATGCTGATGTGGGGAACATTGATGCTGCTCTGAACTGTTATACGAAGATCAGAGAGGTGGGTCTTTCCCCAGACATCGTATCTCACAGGACTATTCTTCATGTGTTATGTGAGAGAAACATGGTCCGAGAAGTGGAGACTGTGATTCAGGATATGGAGAAATCTGGTGTGCGCGTCGATGAGCATTCTGTTCCTGGTGTCATCAAGATGTATATTAACGAAGGACAGCTTGTTCGGGCAAAGTTGTTTTACGAGAAATGTCAGTTGATTGGTGAGCAGTCATCAAAGACATGTGCAGCAGTTATAGATGCATATGCTGAAAAGAGATTTTGGACTGAAGCTGAGGCGGTATTCTATAGGAAGAAAGACTTGGTGAGACAGAAGAAGGATGTTGTGGAGTATAACGTCATGATCAAagcttatggcaaggcaaagcTTTATGATAAAGCTTTTTCTCTCTTCAAGGGCATGAGAAATCATGGGACTTGGCCCGATAACTGCACATATAATTCTCTCATTCAGATGTTCTCAGGAGGTGATTTAGTGGACCAGGCAAGGGATGTTTTAACAGAAATGCGGGAAATGGGTTTTAAGCCACACTCTCTAGCCTTCTCTGCTCTAATTGCATGCTGCGCTCGCCTTGGCCAGCTTTCTGATGCAGTTGATGTGTACCAAGACTTGGTAAATTCAGGGGTCAAACCAAATGAATTTGTATATGGTTCTTTGATCAACGGATTTGTAGAAACTGGCAGAGTTGAGGAAGCATTAAAGTATTTTCGGCACATGGAAGAATCTGGGATTTCTGCAAATCAAATAATTCTTACTTCCCTCATAAAGGCATATGGTAAGGTGGACTCCCTTGATGGAGCGAAAGTACTCTATGAGAAGTTGAAAGATCTAGAGGGTGCCCGAGATATTGTTGCATCTAACAGCATGATCGATCTCTATGCAGATCGTGGGATGGTGACTGAAGCCGAATTGGTTTTTGAAAAACTGAGAGCTAAGGGTTGGGCAAATGAGATAACATATGCGACCATGATATATCTTTACAAGAGTGTGGGCATGCTTGATGAAGCCATTGATATAGCAGAGGAAATGAAACTGTCAGGTCTAGTGAGGGACTGCGGTTCATTTAACAAGGTAATGTCATGTTTTGCCATTAACGGGCAGCTACGGGAATGTGGCGAATTATTGCATGAGATGGTAACTCGGAAACTCTTGCCAGACATCGGGACTTTTAAAGTATTATTCACGATATTGAAAAAAGGTGTTTCAGTTGAAGCCGTAACGCAGTTAGAGTCATCCTACCATGAAGGGAAACCTTACTCTAGGCAAGCGATCATCACCTCTGTCTTCTCTATGGTGGGTATGCATGCTTTGGCGCTCGAATCCTGTGAAAAATTCACAAAAGCTGATGTAAAGCTTGATTCTTTTCTCTATAATGTTGCAATACATGCTTATGGGGCTGCTGGGGAGATCGACAAGGCTCTGAACATGTTCATGAGAATGCAAGATGAAAACTTGGAACCAGACGTTGTAACGTATATTAACTTAGTACGTTGCTATGGAAAAGCTGGTATGCTTGAAGGTGTGAAGCGAATATACAGCCAGCTGAAATATGAAGAGACACAGCCAAATCATTCCTTGTACAAAGCCGTTCTTGATGCCTATACAGATGCCAACAGGCATGACCTTGCCAAATTGGTTAGCCAAGAGATGAGATACGCCTTCTACTCAGACCAGCAGACGGGTTCCGAAACTAAAGACGAGTCTGATGAGGCAACTTCAGAGCTAGAGGATTTGTAAttattttgatgtgataaaCTCCATGTGGTGTTACACTGTACAGAAACACATTTGTTCATGCATCTAATACTGTATCGTATAAATGTACCAGGTTCGACGGAACATGTACTGTATTTCccatttgttaaattaaatatcAATAATATTCCAACACTAAGCGCAATTCTCTTATCCGATTTAGTAGGGAAAAATGGGAACCATTCAAATTTCATGGAATGCAATGAAGAACATGTATTGACTTTCAGATAATACCCTTACACAACAGGAAATTTGATTCTACTACGAATTTCCACATCTCCGACATGGAGATTAGAACCCAatttaccgttggattcaatccAGCTCTTAGCCGGCATCTTTTTAACCCCTCTCTGTTGCATTATCCTCCCAATCTCCGAGGCGTCATTCCATCGGCCTACTGTTCTATACACATTAGCTAGAAGAACGTAACTCAGATGGTAGTCCGGTTCTAGTTCTATCATTTTCTTCGCTATGCGCTCTGAGGTAGCAAGGTTCGAACAGGTTGTGCTAGCACCTAGAAGAACTGCCCAAAGAGACGAATCATTCCTGCAATCTGCATTCTGTATCAAATTCTCAGCTTCTTCCAGTAGCCCCGCACGGCCTAGAAGATCAACCATACAACAATAATGTTCAATGCCAGGTTTAATCCCGTACTCTTTTGTCATCGCAATAAAGTTGCTTCGTCCTTGGTCAACCAAACCTGCATGACTACAAGCAAAAAGAACCCCTATGAAGCTGATATAATCCGGCTTAATCCCCTCGTTAATCATCTCATCAAATATTTTAAGAGCTTCTTCACCTCCCCCATTCTGAGCAAACCCACAAATCATGGAGTTCCATGTTATCAAATTCCTAACTGGCATCTTCACGAAAACTCTACGGGCAAAATCTATGTTGCCACACTTTGCGTAAAGATTAACTAAAGCTGATTCTACAATAACATCTCTCCAACCACAACTTCTCACATACTGGCAGTGAACCTCTTTCCCGTGTTGTACAGCTGCCAAACCTGCGCACGCACGAAGGACAGTTCCAAAACTGTAGAGGTCGGTCTCTTCCATTTCCCTGAAATGCTTAACGACAGATTCAAAGTCTCCAGCTTGACAGTACACCCCTAGTAATGCAGACCAAGAAACTGAGTTCTTCTTTGACATCCTATCAAAAACACGCTGGGCATTCTCTACTGTCCCACATTTTCCATACATGTCAACCAAGCTACTCTCAACAACCACATTCCCATAAAGTCCATATGTAATGACCTTAGCATGCACTTCTCTACCTTGCCTCAGCCTCCCCAAGTTGCCACAAGCAGTCAATACCGTCCCAAACGTAAAACCATCCGGCGACAACCCATGATTTCTCTGCATCAAATAAAAGAACCCCAATGCTTCCTCAAACAAATCGCTTCTCGTGAAGGCAGAAATAACCGATGTCCAGCATATAGCACCTGGTTCAGACATTTCATCAAACAGCCGGCGTGCATCTTCCGACCTATAATTCCTCCCGTACATGTATATCAAAGCACTAACAATCACATCATTCGAATCGAACCCACGCCGGAAAACAACTCCATGAAAGCACAGGCCAAGCCTCAAGTCCCCAACCTCCGAACAAGCTTTAACCACAGCAGACAAAGTGAAGGCATTTGGCTCAATCCCAAATTTCAACATCTCCCAAAACATTTCAATCGAATTTCCGGGCTTTCCAGCCCGAACGTACCCGGTGATCATCGACGTCCAAGAAATCACATCCTTAACAAAAAGACCATCAAACACTCTCCGAGTCTCGGACATATTCGGAACCAACTTGAAATACAGAGCAAGCAAGCTGTTCCCAACGAACCGATCGGTTTCAAGGCCGGACTTAACGACATGGGCATGTACTTGGAGGCCATGGTTGAATGAAACAGCTTTGGTGCAAGTCTGTAAGAGCGAAGCGTAAAGGATCGGTTTGAGGGTGATTTCGCCGGAATCAATGGAGTTGAGGACCCTAATCGCATCGGAGAGTAAGCCCAACTTGCAGAGTTGGAGGATTTTGGATTGTTTGGATGATGGGGTTTTGGTATTTTGAAGATTGAAGGAGGTGAGAGAGCTGCAATGGCGTTTGAAGACGAGCTTCATGAAAAAATGGGGACGACCGGCGAAAACGAACTTTTGAAATATATAGCCGTTTGGAAACTCTATTCGCCCATTGATTGAGCATGTCGGGATTGTTTTCAAAAGGGACCGGATCCCTTACGGAATTGAGCTCACCATCAAATTATCCGgaacattaaaatttgatctaacagttATAAATAGAAgttctttaaaagttataataattgtagccgtttgatcaaatttcaatggtttaGATCATTTAATGAGTGATCTCAGTTCCTTTGGGTCCAAAAGGGATCCGGTTCCTTTTTAAAATAGCTGAAGGGacttttgttaaaaatattttaagaactaattttcaataaaaatgtcaataaatttaaaaatacacTTAATGTGCTTCCTCCATTTGCATATCTCCAATCTTTTGAAGTCGAACATAAGAtaatgtatatacatatattagtGTACCTACTTAATAAGTCAATTATAATTAAGTATTAGACTCGGTATTGATcagaatcgaacataaaatcTTCTACTcataaaaagcaaaaaaaaaaaaaaacaaaaaacatcacTCGACTTAAACGTCAATGATAACAAGAAAATTTAGTGCCATAGCAATTTTCCAcataagtgtaacatgtgttcTTCTATCACCATCTTTGTCACTTGGTTAAATTGATTTTATAACGAAAGTTATAAATGCAATTTGATGacaccataaaattaaaatggaCATCATCTTTTAGTTGTGAGTTGCTACATTTGACCTAATAAGTCATTTAATTGAAAGGATAGATCATTTGACGCATTAATAATGTTTCCAACCGCCTCATGTGTAAAGTCAAATTTCCTTTCCAATTTTCTCAGTAGCCAAACAGAAGTTGACTCCAATTTTTTCCCACTTGCAAGTTGGAAGACGGatggccgttggattttcaaatatttgaccATTTAACTCGGCCAACCGAAAGACCTACTAACTGCCACCTACATATTCACCGTCTGACCCCATATTAATCACCAGATCATCGTCAGGCCACCACATGTACGGCCAAGATCTCATCTCCCATCACTCCCAGCCAGCTGGCAAAAATATACTGGCCTTGTTGCATGGTCCATAATGCTTAAATGCCGAACTACTCTATTCCCCCAAAACCTAACGATCCATCATCCCCCACTCATCCAACGGTCAAAAACGACGCAATGCCAATAAAACTTGCTCGATGTATAACTTGTCTGATGCGTATATAAGCAAATGttcatttcttatttttcagCTCCAAAGCCAACGTCTCACATTTTTGTTCTCTCTTCTGAAGTTAGTtaaaaaccgaaaccaaaaccGAAACTGAAAGAggatggtggtgttttgtttTCTGGTGGATCAGAAGAGGCAAGTGCAGGGGAGCAAGCCGGCGGCGGGAATATGCTCGCGGTGTGGCGGAGGAGCGAGCGTGGCGGACATGAAGACCGCTACAAGATTCTGCTACGTCCCGTTTTATTGGAAATCTTGGAAAGCAATCATATGTACTTTCTGTGGAGCTATTCTTCGATCTTACCGATAGATTATTGGCTATTTTGCATGTTTCTCCTAGCAAAAAGGGTAATTCGTACTCTCTTGCTTGTTATGGTTGCTTTGCATCAAACTTACACATGATGGATAGCTAGCTAGCAAGGTCTTTAAtttaagggaattttaacgaaaaactcccggtactgttcactttagcgaaaaatcacatttttatactaaaaagtcaatcatgtactattcactttaccctttattttgtcattttcgttaaaactcaaagttttcaagcaattttcattagtttttccttAATTTAATGATTATTTTGATGGATATccataattattttatttttcatatcttTCATTTTGTGTTATCCACGTTTCTCatttcaattctcgccaaatgccGCTTAAACTTCTTGTTTTAGAGACAGTTTACTTACGCCTAGTGCAATGCGTCGGACTCAACTCAGCCTAATGACTATAATTGCGAGAATTAACCCAATGCGATACCTATAAGCAAATCtttatttggttaatttttttctttttatgttttattgcATCTCTGTATTTATATTTGGTTTGCGGGTGGTTGCGTTCATGGTGTGGAATTTAAGTAGAGAGAGAGGTGAAGGCAGGCCGGTTGGAACTTGGAAGTCGACACATTCAAATTCGGCCAAACGAAATGAAGGCAAAGTTTGGTGTTAGGTTGGGGGGTGAAAATAAAACCATAAACCTTGTGCTACTCACTCACATGGCCTCTCATTTTCAGCGTAATCTGGCTCCTTCTGTATGCAATAAATACCATGCAAGATATTTTTTTGGTGTGCTGTAAACACGGCCCAGTACACTAATTATCATATTATAAGTTATTGGATACttgacaaatttttttccaATCATTTGTATTTTGATACTTGGTATAATTGACTTGTTTCTGACATACTaaaaaacttctccaaataTATAAGTAAAGGAAAATGTATACTAATCTTTTGACTTTTGATAGTGGGTAAGTGTCTTGAGACTCCATAAAACAGTTGCAAAGGTATAGGCGTTATGGTTTAATAATGCATTGTCATATTGATAAAACTTGAACATAATAATGTAGTATTGGACAAAAACATCACATGACAATAGATTCATTCGGTACATTTTAAATAAGGCATCGCAAAATGAAAATGGGTGTAATCAATGATGCAAGATTGTTTCATGGAATATACAAGCATGAAGTTGGAAAGAGCAATGCTGGGGAgactatttattttaaattatattttgtaaatcatatgacgtgTTTGTGGATGGTGGaaatattacttaaatattaattaaagtgcttatttcctattaatGACACATTACATGGTTTCAATTTGATCTAAAAAGTTGGTTTTCGGTGGGGGCTTTAGATAAAATGACGCCTTATGAAGAAAATTGATGATGCAAGTTGTGGATGGAATCAaatggatatgaagaaaattGATTCTACATTTGCACTTGATTTTAATGCAAATTGGATCTCATTCTCTGAGAAGTTTAGTATTGAGTTGTCGTGCTCTTATGCATTAAAGTTAGTTTTGTGAAATTCGACATATTTATAGTGAAATGAATTTTCTTACTAAGATTTGGCTCGTTTGGGTTATCATGTAATTTGAGTCTAGTCTTTTTAAGCAAGCCCTCCTTCTTGTTGCTGGttgttagttgcatatataattGAGGTCTCGTGGCCCTGTGATGTTCTTATGTAAgtaatcttttattttctttcgaATTTATGCCCCgttgtcaataaaaaaaaaaaaaaaaattgcttcagTGGAGGCCTTCTTTTTTGTAGGGCAAACTGATTATACTAATAAAGTATAAAATATTGATTCTACAAATAGTTAAACTAATTTTACTAATAAAGAATACCAACTAATTCTACATATATAATTTTGAAAGTGCTCTTGCAACAATGGTCACAAAACGATTGGGCTAATAGTAAGGGGTGTAAATTCGTTGACGTTTATACTAGATAGACTTTGTTAAGTAACAAGTTTATCAGGAACATGaattgaaatttcaaaattctAGTTTGTTCgtttttggatttggtttgttCGGATTTAAACTTTTGTCTCTCCATAAAGTAACTCAAAACTAGTGAAATTTTATGAAATATAAGTTATGTTTTTGTGTCTTTAGATAGAGCTCTCATTCTTTAACCCATATTTTAATCTAGGACTGGCTTTTTACGAAACCATGAAACGTTGTCGTATGAGCtccttcaaaattttaatttttgtttaaataacTAATATACCGAACACTCCGCCATCTTTATATTCTCGTCTGAAAAATGTTCAAAACCCTAGCTAGGGTTTAAGCGCACCTGACCGTTTCcaacccaaaaccccaaaatctaTAAATTCGCTCTGCTTTTCAGTTCCCATGGATTTTCACTCGTCTATTTTCCCCACCCAATTCCTTCTTTCGTACGCTCACAGATGGTAGGGCTCATCCCTCAGCTAACACTCGAAAGCCTCGAACGAGCTTCAAAGCCCAAGAATTTAAAGGACCCGCCCGACCCCGTTGATCCCCGAGACTTGTCGGTTGCAGATTCGTTCTTGGATTTTGATTCCATAGAGGATTGGTTCAAGAATATTCCGAGTTCTGACATGGCCGAAACAGGGCAGGTTAAGGCTGATGCTGTTGAAGCAGAGTATATTGGAGGTGGGTTCGAGCCGGCAGGTGGTGGGTCTGAGCCGATTGATTGTGGGTCTGGTTGTGTGGTGAAGTTGGAGGGTCAACTGTTGGAGAATTCGGGTTGTTCGATTGCGGAAGAGTTGGGAAAGGTTAATTTGCTTGGAGGGTGTGAAGAAAGTTCGGTTCTTGATGGTCGGAATGGTGTAAAGAGTGAAACAGTGACGCGTGATATCGTGGAAATGGAACCGGTGAGTAATGAGAATGAGAGTGAGGTTTCAAAGTCGAAGTTTGAAGGCGAAAATGGGGTGGGGAGTGAAATGGTGAGTGGGAATGGTGGGAAGAGTGGAGCAGGGAATAGTGAGTCCGAGAGTGAAAGCTCGGAGTCTGAGAGTGAGAATTCGCAGTCATCATCGTCGTTGTCTGAGAGTGGGAGCTCTAGTGATGATGACAgcagtgatgatgatgaaaagGAAAACAggaaagagaaaatgaatgtgGAGGTGGAGGAGAGGGACGAGGGTGGTGAAATGGAAGAAGGTGAGATAAGGGATGCTGATGGAGGGGAGAAGGAAGATACGACATTCGATaaagataatgaaatttttgatgatgaagatgaagatgaattgGTTGCTTGGACCGATGCTGAAACTTTTGATGAGGGAGACGGCGATGAGGATGATCTTGGAGATCTGAAAGGACCCATTAGGTCCAAGAATGAGCTTgaggtaaaaattaaaaaaaagaattgttcGATTCTCTCTTACTTTGGAGAAATTAATGGATTTGTGCATATTTCAATTGATAAGCTGCTATGAACAATTGGTGAGAGGTAGACATAGAGTCCCTATTTGGTTTTGTTAGGTCTTCACTGATAGGCTTAGGTGAGGAGTACAGGTTTATTTCGTTTTAGTGCAAATAAGATAGCCAACCTCAACTATTATGGTGGAGGCTTTTCCGACTTTGGTTTGGAAAAGAAAGGGTACTTAGGATCATCTTTAAGCAAGCAAGAAAGTCGTATTCTGGATTTTCGGTATTTTGGTCTGATATATAGAATACCCTTCAGTGAATTAAGTAGCTTGTTTGGTTACTCTGGAATTATTAACGCATGacaaaaaatcaactttttctgAAGGTGCATTACTTGCAAATCCTCGGTGGAATTAGCTTTCTATATTTCTGTTTGCCAGTTTCTTGATTCTTTGATATCTTAAAACATGCAATGCTTGCAAAACCTTTAGTGAAATTAGCTTTCTGGAGTATATATTACTGCTTCAAAATAGCTTGACAGgattgttttgaattttgcagGTGCTTCCCCCAATTCCTCCAGTGGaggtgaccttgcaaccacatCATCAGATGCAACCTGTGGGAGCTGTCTTATCGGTAAGCTCATAATGATGTGAagcctatttttttttatcttgattGTGCAAGTAAGCCTATATCGGAACTTGAACTTCATCAATCTCTGGTGTCATTGAAAATTTAGAATCTAGGTGACACTCCAGAAGGTGCATATTGTGATTTGTGGTATTGATGCCTGCAATTACTTCAGTTTGATGACAATTTGAATTTTTACAGGTTCTTGGTACCCAAGTCATTGTAGAAGGGGTCGAGAAGCACAACCCTCTAAACGAGGGTTCAATTTTGTGGATAACCGAAAGCAGATCTCCATTGGGGTTGATAGATGAAATCTTTGGACCTGTGATACAGCCTTATTATGTGGTGCGATACAATTCAGAAAGTGAAATCCCTAGTGGAATACAAGCGGGCATTTTGATCTCTTTTGTTCCGGAGTTTGCAGATCATGTGCTGAATAACAAGGATGTTTACAAAAAGGGTTATGATGCATCTGGTGCAAATGATGAAGAGATATTTGATGAGGCAGAATTTTCGGATGATGAGAAAGAGGCTGAATACAGGAGGATGCAAAAAATGTCAAAGAGGGGAATGAGTGACCAAAATGCTGGCAACAAGAAATACGACAAAAAGAAGGGTAAAAATAAGCCGGGACCTTGGAATAGTGGTCAACCTTCACCCAAGAAAGCACCAACGGATGCAGGTCAGCAGCCTCCCAATCAACACCATCTTCATTTCTCTCCAGGTGCACCATCTTCTTCTGCAGTATCACAAGGATTGGCTAGTGGGACTGGATTAGTTCCACCATTTCCAGCTCCTACACTGCCTGCTGGTATCAACGCAACTTCAAATGGACTGTGGACAAATGGAACGCCGTTTCAACCACAGAATACGTCCTTCCCTAATGGATTTCTAAATAATAGTTTGCCATGTCTTCCACAGTATAATCCTCAATATCCATATCAAATGTCTATTCCAAACAGAATGCCGTTCTATCAGCAGGCAGGTGCTGTCCTACCAGGTCAACAGTCGAATGTCTTTACAGGACCCGTATTTTCACAAGGGATGGTGGGTCAACACGGCTTCAATCAGGAAGCATTTGGGATAGGTTTACAGGGCCAACCCATTCCAGGCCAACAATTCAATGCCTTTGCAGGACCCATGTATCCACAGGGGCTGGTGGGTCAACTTGGTTTCAACCAAAACGCATTCGGGATGGGTTTACAGGGCCAACCTACTCACCCGATGTTCAATGCAGAACAAGGAATGCCGTCAAATGGATTACGTGCTGAACAGAACCATAATATGCCACAACCTGCTGGAAATGCAGGCAACTTGGACAGCCAGCAATTTAGTCAGGGCGCATCTTCTAATCGTGGAAGGAGACCCTCCCATCGTGGGGGTCGTCATTTTGGAAGGGGAAGAGGTAGGCAGCACTCGAGGTGAAAGTTACGGCATGCTCTGCTGCACCAAGCACACTGAAGTTACAAATAggctttgaaaagaaaattgcttGGCTTTTTGTATTCGGTTTTTATCGTTTTTGTATTTGCTAGTCCAGTATATGGAAGAACAGATGGTGAACATGTTCTCCATTTAAAATGCCACATCCGCCTTGGTTGCAGTTAATTTTGAACATTGGCAAATTTTGGTTTAGTAAAAACGTAAAAAATTTTCAGTTAATCCTCTCAATCGTACTCATTTTGTTGTGAAGTGAAAGCAAACTTTCAAGCCCCAAATTTATGAGAGCAATGGAACGAGTTCACCACCAGACTGTGTCTCAATTCAATAACACATTGCCATGTGAAGAAAAACTTACACATGACAATGCATTATTAAACTAGTGATGACACATAACGGTGAGCTTCACCAAATTTGTACTCTTGTTAGACGGTAAGAGTACGTTTACAAACAATGCAAGGGTCTCTCCTTAAAAAGGGGCATATCAATCCAAGTACACATCAATTCAAGGAATCTTAAATAATTCAAAGAAAATATAACAGAAATATCACTAAGTAACAAAATATTAATGATGAGAATAAATTATCAAATTAGAAGGTTCTAATCAGTCAAGAGAACAAGAGACATTGAAGTTGGGAAACAGTCATTGGAAGTTGCTTTTTAATGCTTTTTTTGCTTCCCTTGAAGGTTTCCAAATGTGGGGCTGGTGGAGGTGCTTCCAATGCGGCGATAAGGGCACAAGTAACCCATATGATCAAAAGAGAATATCAGGACTGCAGACTGGAAATTCAAGTTTTAGCATTCCTTGTGAAGTCAGTGCAAGTCTGGCAGCCGCAATCCGAGAAACGACAGATTTCGCACCCAAAGCACACACAAGAAGTACAGCCTTGGCATGTCGGAGAACGGGTGCAGCCTCTGTATACCCTTCGACTTGCTCgttcatcttcatcatcacaaGTAATCCTGAAGTACAGAAACAACCATTCACATTATGATTACTGAACCTTTAAACATATTAACGACAACAAACCAACAGTGTTTATATACTGGGTGTGCGCACTAGTTCACAGCCTACCGTCGTGAGCTAAAATGCCGACTGGTGAATGTAATGGAATAACATCAACATTTACATTTTACTCCCCCACCCGAAAAGTCCCTATCTGCTTCCTAGTGTTTTCTTAAATGCCTATTTGTTATCCTTAAGATAACTTGAATGGCAACAAACTACCATTATTAGATGTGTCTGTCCGCACAAACATCATCTACTCTACCCTAGAAAGTAACAACTAGAGTCAATTTTCCAGAAACGATGCTGCAATCCATATTTAAGCAGCTCGTCCGGCTAATTCCTAACTAAATCCATGAAGATGGATGAACTGtatacataaacataaataggCGATCACAAAAGAAGCTACAAGAAGCAATCACTCAATTGTTCCAAAAACTGTCGATAGAACGGCATATTAAAACCAAactaaattataaaatcattagCATAAGGATGGAACAAATAAGTTATTCCTATATTTCACATCCGTGagataaaactaaaattagtgCATGGTTCATGAATGGTTGATGGCCTCTAGTATAAGAGAGAAAACAACTTGATCAATACCGAGTAGAAGTATTTGTTCAGTGTAAGAGAGGAACATACTTGTCATACGGCAGATCAGCACATTTCCAATTCACATCAGCCAACGCGTCATGGTGAACCCGACACTCCTCTTTTGTCCGGAGGCGAAACCTGCGCTCCTTGTTGCATCTAGTACAGGAAACAAACTCATCGCGGTGACAAACACGTCCATTGTTGGACCTGTGGGAACCATTAGCACTTTTTGATGCCTCATTATGGTACTTGAGCAGCACTGTTTTACACAGCGGAACCTTCTTTCCGTTATCAATTATCCAAACattatttttccattttctaGCCGTCTCTCTTCCAGAATGTTTCTCAAATGCGGCAGGAGTCAGTTTTCCTAGTGATTGAAATACAAAGGGAAAATAAATAAGATGGTTATAAGCACGAAACCTCAATCTGAGCTTTCGTCA from Pyrus communis chromosome 7, drPyrComm1.1, whole genome shotgun sequence encodes the following:
- the LOC137739320 gene encoding H/ACA ribonucleoprotein complex non-core subunit NAF1-like, producing MVGLIPQLTLESLERASKPKNLKDPPDPVDPRDLSVADSFLDFDSIEDWFKNIPSSDMAETGQVKADAVEAEYIGGGFEPAGGGSEPIDCGSGCVVKLEGQLLENSGCSIAEELGKVNLLGGCEESSVLDGRNGVKSETVTRDIVEMEPVSNENESEVSKSKFEGENGVGSEMVSGNGGKSGAGNSESESESSESESENSQSSSSLSESGSSSDDDSSDDDEKENRKEKMNVEVEERDEGGEMEEGEIRDADGGEKEDTTFDKDNEIFDDEDEDELVAWTDAETFDEGDGDEDDLGDLKGPIRSKNELEVLPPIPPVEVTLQPHHQMQPVGAVLSVLGTQVIVEGVEKHNPLNEGSILWITESRSPLGLIDEIFGPVIQPYYVVRYNSESEIPSGIQAGILISFVPEFADHVLNNKDVYKKGYDASGANDEEIFDEAEFSDDEKEAEYRRMQKMSKRGMSDQNAGNKKYDKKKGKNKPGPWNSGQPSPKKAPTDAGQQPPNQHHLHFSPGAPSSSAVSQGLASGTGLVPPFPAPTLPAGINATSNGLWTNGTPFQPQNTSFPNGFLNNSLPCLPQYNPQYPYQMSIPNRMPFYQQAGAVLPGQQSNVFTGPVFSQGMVGQHGFNQEAFGIGLQGQPIPGQQFNAFAGPMYPQGLVGQLGFNQNAFGMGLQGQPTHPMFNAEQGMPSNGLRAEQNHNMPQPAGNAGNLDSQQFSQGASSNRGRRPSHRGGRHFGRGRGRQHSR
- the LOC137740310 gene encoding protein ULTRAPETALA 1-like codes for the protein MANGIERESGLVLFSDDELKEMSGVNRGSDHIEVTCGCTSHRYGDAVGRLRVFVNGDLEITCECTPGCQEGKLTPAAFEKHSGRETARKWKNNVWIIDNGKKVPLCKTVLLKYHNEASKSANGSHRSNNGRVCHRDEFVSCTRCNKERRFRLRTKEECRVHHDALADVNWKCADLPYDKITCDDEDERASRRVYRGCTRSPTCQGCTSCVCFGCEICRFSDCGCQTCTDFTRNAKT